From the Melanotaenia boesemani isolate fMelBoe1 chromosome 9, fMelBoe1.pri, whole genome shotgun sequence genome, the window TCAATTGACTGCATTTAGTTGCCCATTAAATCAGCTTTAGGCTATTCAGAGAATTTGGATGAAGAATCATAGTGGCTCTTGCTTTGCAGGTAGGCAATCACACTTTGCTTTCTCATTTTAGATAGCTTGAAGTTGCAGTCATGACATCCACATAGTCATTGGTAAAGCTTCCTGTCATTGTACACAAGTAAGCTTGCTCTGACTTGAATGGTGTGACTTTCTGAGGGTTTTTGGCCACATGTGGAATTAGCAAACTTAGCTCTTacctatttaatattttgatggTTTTCCATAGACATGTCTTCGCAAAACTGTACATGGCATGGCCAGTATGGGGATTGAACCCATGACCTTGGCGTTATTAGCACCACGCTCTAACCAGCTGAGCTAACCGGCCCAAGAGTGGACCTTTTTAAGAGCATTTTTTAGCCAGATCTGACACCAATGAACAACACCTTAAAATAGCTTTCTTCAAATATACTTCAGCAGAATTCAGTTTGCAATCAAACCAACATTACCCCATGTACAATGTTTTGAGAACAAATCAAAGGGGCTCTTCCtttgtaggtaggtaggtaggtaggtaggtggtCACACTGTTCTCTCTTGTTTTACATAGCTTAAAGTAATAGTCATGAAATCAACTCAGAGGACTTCAAGGTCTGGCATCTTAGTAAGCAATGCCTGCCTCCTCTGACCTGAAAGGATTTAATATCCAACAGCCTTTGGCCACAGATGGAACAGAAGTAACAACACGCTCTACGGGATAGGATATTAGCTACACTTCATTAGAGTTACTGGTTGAAGGTTCACTCTCCAAATGGACAGGTAACTCCACAAAGACAACATCTAATGAACAATCAACCATGAACGGACTCGAACCCCCAATCTTCTGATCCGAAGTCAGACGCCTTGTCCATTAGGCCACATGGTCAAAGAGCTTTTGATTTCTCTGTGGACATCACACGTAAATTGCATGACAGTGCGTTGGGTGTTCACCGTGGTTTACACGCCTTTACAACATTGCACAGACATTGTTGAATGCGCCCTTGacctggcagaccaggtcagtGGTATTCCCCAAAGGGCATGTTCATACTACAGGGAGGTTTCACTTTTTAGACTAAATCTATTCCAAAGGGCAGAGTGCTGAGAGAGAAGTGTTTGGCCATATGTCAAACGTGGATTCCTGGTGACACTTGAACAGCTTAAAAGTTTTCCCAGAACCCAGGAGGGTGCATGTCCTTTGTAGACCTTGAGCAAGATTGCAGTTGTATTCCTTGCTCAATCCCTATGGAGCATAGACCACCAAACCTTTTGATGCAAGTTGTTGTTCACTAGGAACTCCACTGCAAGGAGATGATTGCCATCACTGACTGTAATTCATAGACATTTGAAGACATGTACATGTCATGACATAGACATGTTGATCTCCTCCAGGGTTGCTCATTCTTATAGGTTTCTTTCATCAAGTTTAGGGCTCCATTTTCAATTGACTGCATTTAGTTGCCCATTAAATCAGCTTTAGGCTATTCAGAGAATTTGGATGAAGAATCATAGTGGCTCTTGCTTTGCAGGTAGGCAATCACACTTTGCTTTCTCATTTTAGATAGCTTGAAGTTGCAGTCATGACATCCACATAGTCATTGGTAAAGCTTCCTGTCATTGTACACAAGTAAGCTTGCTCTGACTTGAATGGTTTGACTTTCTGAGGGTTTTTGGCCACATGTGGAATTAGCAAACTTAGCTCTTacctatttaatattttgatggTTTTCCATAGACATGTCTTCGCAAAACTGTACATGGCATGGCCAGTATGGGGATTGAACCCATGACCTTGGCGTTATTAGCACCACGCTCTAACCAGCTGAGCTAACCGGCCCAAGAGTGGACCTTTTTAAGAGCATTTTTTAGCCAGATCTGACACCAATGAACAACACCTTAAAATAGCTTTCTTCAAATATACTTCAGCAGAATTCAGTTTGCAATCAAACCAACATTACCCCATGTACAATGTTTTGAGAACAAATCAAAGGGGCTCTTCCtttgtaggtaggtaggtaggtagataggtGGTCACACTGTTCTCTCTTGTTTTACATAGCTTAAAGTAATAGTCATGAAATCAACTCAGAGGACTTCAAGGTCTGGCATCTTAGTAAGCAATGCCTGCCTCCTCTGACCTGAAAGGATTTAATATCCAACAGCCTTTGGCCACAGATGGAACAGAAGTAACAACACGCTCTACGGGATAGGATATTAGCTACACTTCATAGAGTTACTGGTTGAAGGTTCACTCTCCAAATGGACAGGTAACTCCACAAAGACAACATCTAATGAACAATCAACCATGAACGGACTCGAACCCCCAATCTTCTGATCCGAAGTCAGACGCCTTGTCCATTAGGCCACATGGTCAAGGAGCTTTTGATTTCTCTGTGGACATCACACGTAAATTGCATGACAGTGAGTTGGGTGTTCACCGTGGTTTACACGCCTTTACAACATTGCACAGACATTGTTGAATGCGCCCTTGACCTGGCAGACCAGggtgctcatttataaaactctgcGTAGGATTCCTACTAAAAGTGGACGTCCGCCAAGAATCCAGAGTTTGCGTAAGcaacaaaatattctgatttataaaaccgtgcgtgcgcacaggtgcaagcaattttccctttataaatcacactttGCCTGAAAGCTTGCGcaagtgaattctgctgctaGCCCGCCCCCTACACGCCCACATTCTActataaatggtcaatgcaaagcacCTCATGGACATTTCTGCATATAAATGAACCAGCTGATCTCTGCTATTTAAACCTAAATCATGGCAACCGAAAAGACGAGGAAGCGTAATTTTACGGAGACGGAGGTGGAGGTACTTGTTGGTGAGGTGGAGGCTCGCAAAAACATATTATTTAGCGGCCTCGGTAGTGGAATCATCAACAAACGGAAAACAGAAGAGTGGCAACACGTTGTTGCAGCTGTCAATAGTGTGGGGGTGACGGAGAGGTCCGTgccagacattaaaaaaaaagtggtcgGATCTCAAGGTGGAGGCAAAGAGGCCGATGGCTCGCTCCACAACAGAGCGCGCACGAACGTGGACGGAATTGAAGCGCGCCTCCTCTGCGCTTTGCGGGTTCGCAAAAGGCGTGAGGAGCCAGCGTCTCAGGGGATAGCCACTGTGACCTGCAGGTTATGGAGATTAATTcagaacagagactttgttGAGATTTCCACAGTGTATGTTGATACTTACCGAGAAGCCACCCATCCCGCGAagcacctgcctgcagtctattCCCTACACTGCTGTGTGCCAGGATGAATGAATCATGGGTTGACCCAGGCCACCGTGCCACTAAATTTGTCAGAAGCAAGTTTGAGTCGGAAATGACTTGCACGTTAACTGAATGCACATTTTTTCGGTTAACGTAGACAAACTCATTCTGACTTGGAGCCCTTATAGCAACGTGAGTGCAGTCAATCGCGCCGATTACATTTGGGAAACCTGTTgatgctgcaaattgccttttaatgttggCCTGTTCCCCTACAGTGTATGGAAACTTTATGTATCGACTGCTCATTTTTATAATGCCATCCAAAACGGCAGGCATTACATTACTCAGCGATGGCTGAGATATTCCAGACCTAAAATGGAATGTAACAACTTATTGAAACCCACTGAGTGTTGGGCTGGAACATGTCagcttagattaaattaaaattacctGTCGGCTAATTCCCGCTGGAAAGAGCCGGTTGCCAGAATCCCGAGAGTTGTCAGCACCTGCATATGCGCGGGTATGGCATGGTTCCGGCGGGTTGATCGCTCCAACACTGGGCCCAACTCAGCACATAGATTTAAGAGCACTGCTCTAGGAAATCTAAATCGGCATATCAGCCAGTCATCATCGTTGGCCAGGAAATCTTGATGGTCTCTAAAAACTCTCTCCATCCTGATCCTGCCGTTTGCGTAATCTTCAAGGAGTGCCAGCGCATCCATTGTGAAGTTCTGCATTACGCACGGTCGTAATTCacctatttatgtttactcaGTAATTACACTCATTACTACACACCTTGTCACAATTAGGCTTCTGTGAACAAATGAGTGCATTTGCTTTACGATCAAAACAAGTAAGACCATACTGCACTGACAACATTAAATTCCTATGGGGTGCCTATAAGTCGGCTACAGGTATGATTTCAGGAACGCATCTATATTTCAGGCTTCTGTGTTTATGATTCTAT encodes:
- the LOC121645538 gene encoding putative nuclease HARBI1, with protein sequence MQNFTMDALALLEDYANGRIRMERVFRDHQDFLANDDDWLICRFRFPRAVLLNLCAELGPVLERSTRRNHAIPAHMQVLTTLGILATGSFQRELADRSGISQPSLSNVMPAVLDGIIKMSSRYIKFPYTVGEQANIKRQFAASTGFPNVIGAIDCTHVAIRAPSQNEFVYVNRKNVHSVNVQVISDSNLLLTNLVARWPGSTHDSFILAHSSVGNRLQAGASRDGWLLGKYQHTLWKSQQSLCSELISITCRSQWLSPETLAPHAFCEPAKRRGGALQFRPRSCALCCGASHRPLCLHLEIRPLFF